The following proteins are co-located in the Vigna angularis cultivar LongXiaoDou No.4 chromosome 2, ASM1680809v1, whole genome shotgun sequence genome:
- the LOC108328447 gene encoding growth-regulating factor 3: protein MDLHLKQWRNQHESEEQHSTKMPKLLPESHQQPQTQSSASALPLFVPEPNSKVSTLSDSTLPATNRFPRMGSYFSLSQWQELELQALIFRYMLAGAAVPPELLQPIKKSLLHSPHYFLHHPLQHYQPALLQSGYWGRGAMDPEPGRCRRTDGKKWRCSRDVVAGQKYCERHMHRGRNRSRKPVELPTPSSANCGGSGGGGGTLGLGASSSISSPPLATASLKSPFDLLHLSERSSGTKNEDKSLFENEDNVGGDGRAGGHMLRHFFDDWPRSMQHSDNVENNAAPARINSSTCLSISMPGNASSDVSLKLSTGPTNENVNLQSDQLQLNWAGGWAGGSQVASVGGPLAEALRSSTSTSSPTSVLHHLPPASGSETSFVTT from the exons ATGGACTTGCATCTGAAGCAATGGAGAAACCAGCATGAGTCAGAGGAACAACATTCTACAAAGATGCCAAAACTTCTCCCTGAATCCCATCAACAGCCACAAACACAATCATCTGCCTCTGCACTCCCTTTGTTTGTACCTGAACCCAACAGCAAAGTCAGCACCCTGTCAGATTCAACATTACCAGCTACTAACAGATTTCCCA GGATGGGGAGCTACTTCAGCTTGTCTCAGTGGCAGGAACTTGAGTTGCAGGCTTTGATCTTCAGGTACATGTTAGCTGGTGCTGCTGTTCCTCCTGAACTCCTTCAACCAATCAAGAAAAGCCTTCTTCATTCCCCTCACTATTTCCTCCATCACCCTCTCCAACATTACCAACCTGCTT TGCTGCAATCTGGGTATTGGGGTAGAGGAGCGATGGATCCAGAGCCAGGGCGGTGCCGGAGAACTGACGGGAAAAAGTGGCGGTGCTCGAGGGACGTGGTGGCTGGGCAAAAGTACTGTGAGCGCCACATGCATCGTGGAAGAAACCGTTCAAGAAAGCCTGTGGAACTACCCACACCAAGTAGTGCTAATTGCGGTggtagtggtggtggtggtggaactCTAGGACTAGGTGcttcatcttccatttcttcACCTCCGCTAGCTACTGCTTCTCTGAAATCCCCTTTTGATCTTCTTCATCTTAGTGAACG CTCTTCTGGGACCAAGAATGAAGACAAGAGCTTGTTTGAAAATGAAGATAATGTGGGTGGGGATGGCAGAGCAGGTGGGCATATGCTGAGGCATTTTTTCGATGATTGGCCAAGATCAATGCAACACTCTGACAACGTTGAAAACAATGCTGCCCCTGCCCGGATAAACTCTTCCACATGTCTTTCTATTTCTATGCCCGGAAATGCTTCCTCAGACGTCTCTTTGAAATTGTCCACTGGCCCAACAAATGAGAATGTCAATCTCCAGTCGGACCAACTGCAGTTGAATTGGGCCGGAGGATGGGCCGGAGGTAGTCAAGTGGCTTCAGTGGGTGGGCCACTTGCTGAGGCACTCAGATCATCTACTTCAACTTCATCTCCTACTAGCGTTTTGCATCACTTGCCTCCTGCTTCTGGATCTGAGACCAGCTTCGTTACCACCTGA